One Bacteroidota bacterium genomic region harbors:
- the prmC gene encoding peptide chain release factor N(5)-glutamine methyltransferase: MENVLQALRAAVAYLTQHGVPEARQSAEMLLAHVLGCRRLDLYGFPEKPLGASERARFRALLRRRARREPVAYILRQAPFYEDLFYVTPAVLVPRPETEHVVEVVRERAPRDLRRILDIGTGSGCLALTLKRFFPEAEVWAVDVSRRALAVARKNGRRLNRRVRWAQADVQSPDFLSAQAPFDLIVSNPPYIPLAERPTLEPELAYEPEEALFCGEDPLFFYRLILGHLPRLLTPAGLVVLEVHADHGPAAQRLFQESGWPAHLERDYGGLSRVLWAYRPLEETKRECPRGGAGAGSGR, encoded by the coding sequence ATGGAAAACGTCTTACAGGCCCTGCGCGCGGCCGTCGCGTATCTAACGCAACACGGGGTGCCGGAGGCCCGTCAGAGCGCCGAGATGCTGCTGGCCCATGTGCTGGGCTGCCGGCGTCTGGACCTGTACGGGTTCCCCGAAAAGCCTCTTGGGGCCTCTGAGCGGGCCCGGTTTCGGGCCCTGCTGCGCCGGCGCGCCCGACGGGAGCCAGTAGCCTACATCCTGCGGCAAGCCCCCTTCTATGAGGACCTGTTCTACGTCACCCCCGCTGTGCTCGTGCCCAGGCCCGAGACGGAGCACGTAGTCGAGGTGGTGCGCGAGCGGGCCCCAAGGGATCTCAGGCGGATTTTGGACATCGGCACCGGATCGGGATGTCTAGCGCTTACGCTGAAGCGGTTCTTCCCCGAAGCCGAGGTTTGGGCCGTGGACGTAAGCCGCAGGGCTCTGGCCGTGGCCCGGAAAAACGGCCGACGCCTGAATCGAAGGGTGCGCTGGGCGCAGGCGGACGTGCAAAGCCCGGATTTTCTGTCCGCTCAAGCCCCTTTTGACCTCATCGTTTCCAACCCGCCCTATATCCCCCTTGCTGAGCGTCCGACTTTGGAGCCGGAGCTGGCCTACGAACCGGAGGAAGCCCTGTTTTGCGGGGAGGATCCCCTGTTCTTCTATCGCCTCATCCTGGGGCACCTGCCGCGTCTGCTGACCCCCGCGGGGCTGGTGGTCTTGGAGGTGCACGCCGATCATGGCCCTGCGGCGCAGCGGCTCTTTCAGGAGTCCGGATGGCCGGCTCATCTGGAGCGGGATTACGGGGGGCTTTCGCGGGTGCTTTGGGCCTATCGTCCTCTTGAGGAGACTAAGAGGGAGTGTCCTCGAGGCGGCGCCGGTGCAGGTAGCGGTCGATGA
- a CDS encoding ATP-binding protein, whose amino-acid sequence MPKPRDRSELTVPSRTEALARVREFVRAQALRSGFSEDQVDQIVIAVDEACTNIIKHAYGGDASRRIRIRVEAHSDRLEIVLLDRGKMFDEAAYQEPDLAALIRTGHRGGLGLMLMRRLMDAVRYEHRNGTNMVRLIKYHRCTPP is encoded by the coding sequence ATGCCGAAACCCCGCGACCGGAGTGAGCTCACCGTCCCCAGCCGAACCGAAGCCCTGGCCCGCGTGCGCGAATTTGTGCGCGCACAGGCCCTGCGCTCGGGCTTTTCGGAGGATCAAGTCGATCAGATCGTGATCGCCGTCGATGAGGCCTGCACCAACATCATCAAACACGCCTACGGAGGAGACGCCTCGCGGCGCATCCGGATCCGCGTGGAAGCGCACTCGGATCGATTGGAGATCGTGCTCCTGGATCGGGGCAAGATGTTCGATGAGGCCGCCTACCAGGAGCCCGATCTAGCTGCGCTCATCCGCACCGGCCACCGGGGCGGATTGGGCCTCATGCTCATGCGGCGACTCATGGACGCCGTGCGCTACGAGCACCGCAACGGCACCAACATGGTGCGCCTTATCAAGTACCACCGATGCACGCCTCCTTGA
- a CDS encoding SpoIIE family protein phosphatase, producing the protein MHASLIGPEAPQRYDLSSLLETSRLLVGSLDADFILDNLLRIAMAKLLSTRGAILWRDASGLFRIARARGIPGWKPGGALRLPQALIRGELEPENWPEPLRKAGLVALFPLVAQNGPLGALLLGAKATGETYSAYERQYLEALTNITALGLSSAFVVKQLRQTNRELDRRVHELQTLLDLSRTLNSTLDREALLKRIGYTLMGQLLVSRFAILFRPPGRPAAMLLARGLPAPLSAEAIPAAWLEEPRARRIASEEAPPDWGLEWIVPIRLQDGPRGVLLVGPRAAGTPLEEAELRFLEAAAQLAGIALENTYLIETWLEKQRLDEELRLAQRIQQGLLPRKLPDIPGFELAAYAHSIRPVGGDYYDVLPLERERFLVAIADVTGKGVPAALLMANLQAMLHVLASIPMSIEEATARINAIICHNTDPGTFITFFWGILDPGRRTFRYVNAGHVPPLWLRANGDLEELSTGGLLLGVLPTAGPYRSCAIEMEPGDVLFLYTDGLTETCDPQGTWYDVDRLRMALRKWRDTPAPLLLEALLGELRAFSGRETFDDDLTALVLRAHL; encoded by the coding sequence ATGCACGCCTCCTTGATCGGTCCTGAGGCCCCGCAGCGCTACGACCTGAGCTCGCTTCTGGAGACGAGCCGGCTGCTGGTCGGCTCGCTGGATGCGGACTTCATCCTGGACAACCTGCTCCGAATCGCCATGGCCAAGCTGCTCAGCACACGCGGGGCGATCCTGTGGCGAGATGCATCGGGCCTGTTTCGTATAGCGCGCGCACGCGGCATCCCCGGCTGGAAGCCCGGAGGCGCGCTACGGCTTCCGCAGGCGCTCATCCGAGGCGAACTGGAGCCAGAGAACTGGCCTGAGCCGCTTCGCAAGGCAGGGCTTGTTGCGCTTTTCCCCCTCGTAGCCCAGAACGGACCCCTAGGTGCGCTGCTACTGGGCGCCAAGGCGACCGGGGAGACCTATTCTGCCTATGAGCGGCAGTATTTGGAGGCGCTGACGAACATCACGGCGCTGGGCCTTTCGAGCGCGTTCGTCGTGAAGCAACTGCGTCAGACCAACCGGGAACTGGACCGCCGCGTACACGAACTGCAGACCCTGCTGGACCTTAGCCGCACGCTCAACAGCACCCTCGATCGGGAGGCCCTGCTAAAGCGCATCGGCTACACGCTCATGGGACAGCTGCTCGTGTCCCGATTTGCGATCTTGTTTCGCCCACCCGGCCGCCCTGCAGCGATGCTGCTGGCGCGCGGACTGCCCGCACCGCTGTCGGCCGAAGCCATACCCGCGGCCTGGCTGGAAGAACCCCGAGCCCGGCGCATCGCATCTGAAGAAGCGCCCCCAGACTGGGGGCTGGAGTGGATCGTGCCCATTCGGCTGCAAGACGGTCCCCGGGGCGTGCTCCTTGTTGGCCCTCGCGCCGCGGGAACACCTCTAGAGGAGGCCGAACTTCGGTTTCTGGAGGCTGCCGCCCAGCTGGCCGGCATCGCCCTAGAGAACACGTACCTGATCGAGACCTGGCTGGAAAAACAGCGCCTCGATGAGGAGCTGCGCCTTGCGCAGCGTATCCAGCAGGGTCTGCTACCCCGCAAGCTACCGGACATCCCCGGATTTGAGCTCGCCGCCTACGCGCATTCCATCCGGCCTGTGGGGGGGGACTACTACGACGTGCTGCCCCTGGAGCGCGAGCGGTTTCTTGTGGCCATTGCGGACGTAACAGGCAAGGGCGTGCCAGCCGCTCTGCTTATGGCGAATCTCCAGGCCATGTTGCATGTGCTCGCCTCCATACCTATGTCGATAGAGGAGGCCACAGCCCGCATCAATGCCATCATTTGCCACAACACGGATCCCGGCACCTTCATCACCTTCTTTTGGGGGATTCTGGATCCGGGTCGGCGCACTTTCCGGTACGTCAACGCAGGTCACGTCCCACCGCTATGGCTGCGCGCCAACGGGGATCTGGAAGAACTCAGCACCGGCGGCCTGCTTTTGGGCGTCCTGCCCACGGCGGGCCCATATAGAAGCTGCGCTATCGAAATGGAACCGGGCGATGTGCTTTTTCTTTATACCGACGGGCTGACGGAAACCTGCGACCCGCAGGGCACATGGTACGACGTGGATCGGCTCCGGATGGCCCTGCGCAAATGGCGCGATACCCCTGCCCCGCTGCTTCTGGAGGCCCTACTGGGGGAGCTGCGGGCCTTTAGCGGCAGGGAAACCTTTGACGATGACCTGACCGCGCTCGTACTGCGCGCGCATCTATAG
- the infC gene encoding translation initiation factor IF-3, translated as MRVNEQIRARVVRVVSPDGRHGIYTREKALEMAREQGLDLVEIAPNADPPVCKIIDYGKFRYEQQKKEREARKRQQSTEIKEIRLRPVTDTHDFEFKARHAREFLLEGNKVRVYVQFRGRDIVYQERGEEMLARFAQALEDVSKIEMPPKLEGKRLGMILAPDKRKR; from the coding sequence GTGCGCGTAAACGAGCAGATTCGGGCCCGCGTAGTGCGGGTCGTCTCGCCCGACGGTCGGCACGGGATTTACACCCGAGAAAAAGCCTTGGAAATGGCGCGGGAGCAAGGGCTGGACCTGGTCGAGATCGCTCCCAACGCCGATCCGCCGGTCTGCAAAATCATCGACTACGGCAAATTCCGCTACGAACAGCAGAAAAAAGAGCGCGAGGCGCGCAAGCGGCAGCAGAGCACGGAAATAAAGGAAATCCGTCTGCGCCCGGTCACGGACACGCACGACTTTGAGTTTAAGGCCCGACATGCACGGGAGTTTCTGCTAGAGGGCAATAAGGTTCGCGTCTACGTGCAATTTCGAGGTCGGGACATCGTCTATCAGGAGCGGGGAGAGGAGATGCTAGCTCGTTTCGCTCAAGCGCTGGAGGACGTGAGCAAAATCGAAATGCCCCCTAAACTGGAGGGCAAACGGTTGGGCATGATCCTGGCTCCGGACAAGAGGAAACGTTAG
- a CDS encoding STAS domain-containing protein, with product MSQFSVSFRSHDGVEIFYLRGELDAHTAAELEAAFERSLQEGRYRIVVNCAELSYISSAGLGVFMAYVETVRAQGGDIKFCHMSPKIYNIFDLLGFPLVYEIVPTEAEAVARFARHAETPRPE from the coding sequence ATGAGCCAGTTTTCCGTCTCCTTCCGCTCCCATGACGGGGTCGAGATCTTCTACCTGCGGGGCGAGCTGGACGCCCATACCGCCGCTGAACTGGAGGCCGCCTTTGAGCGGTCGCTCCAAGAAGGGCGCTACCGCATAGTGGTCAACTGCGCGGAACTCTCCTACATCTCTAGCGCCGGTCTGGGCGTGTTTATGGCTTACGTAGAAACCGTGCGCGCCCAAGGAGGGGATATCAAGTTCTGCCACATGAGCCCGAAGATCTACAACATCTTCGATCTGCTGGGCTTCCCCCTTGTATACGAGATCGTGCCGACCGAAGCCGAGGCGGTCGCCCGCTTTGCCCGCCATGCCGAAACCCCGCGACCGGAGTGA
- a CDS encoding SpoIIE family protein phosphatase, producing MRLPRWPHGGWLLGALALNGLVWGLDVLLFALRAGAGPALEVPELGFARGLVLIASYGALFAYFHHRYAASRPAPLEALWRMLLGGLGLLFLSWALEAAFGPPIASSPPVGFAALLRAHLLDLAQAVYAFWALFNLRELVLYKRTPKAVRRWNAMLLGFALSALSLFMVPYREAPHGLAIVLALLSGLLMLWCSFRLAWLVYLPARKKLAALVLAGLNAFLMGALLAQNTLGFWPTEAARQRAGWLYDYPLEMFGLLVLIFGVLYNSTTILSALFHLPTSAVFERKHVELSSLRNVSRLITELFDADKLVRTIAASAAEAVDARAAWLELLDLESGSTRPRLAASYGMQEAEIKRWADGELSRTVLERRQELLLSRLPDGKGSLLAVPLYAREEPMGVLYVAKDVAFGFEEDDVLLIRTLADQAALALENARLLEASLERERLRRELEIARAIQQRLLPQQIPEQPGLRIRARALMAERVGGDYYDFLWRADGQLAFAIADVSGKGISAAFYMAELKGIFQTLAREVPSPTDLLERANAALSAHLDARLFVSMLVGWLDPRTFRLRLARAGHPPALLRRAGGETSFLRTQGPGLGLIRDGRFRSLIQECMLTLEPGDLLLLYTDGLVEARSARGEEFGYERLLALLAEHNGPLEALEEELLKAVAWHTGQAAWQDDCTLVMLQRPRGEP from the coding sequence GTGCGGCTTCCTCGATGGCCTCATGGCGGTTGGCTGCTAGGGGCTCTAGCCCTAAACGGGCTCGTTTGGGGACTGGACGTCCTTCTGTTCGCCCTTCGGGCCGGGGCCGGGCCTGCGCTCGAGGTGCCCGAACTGGGCTTTGCGCGCGGCCTGGTGCTCATCGCAAGCTACGGGGCTCTGTTCGCGTACTTTCACCACCGCTACGCGGCCAGCCGGCCTGCGCCGCTAGAGGCGCTTTGGCGGATGCTGCTGGGGGGCTTGGGCCTACTGTTTCTGAGCTGGGCTCTGGAGGCCGCGTTTGGCCCTCCGATCGCCTCCTCCCCCCCTGTCGGGTTTGCGGCCCTGCTGCGCGCCCATCTGCTGGATTTGGCCCAGGCTGTGTACGCGTTCTGGGCCCTGTTCAACCTGCGCGAGCTTGTCCTCTACAAGCGCACCCCTAAGGCGGTCCGCCGCTGGAACGCCATGCTTTTGGGCTTCGCCTTGAGCGCCTTGAGCCTCTTTATGGTGCCGTATCGAGAGGCACCTCACGGGCTGGCCATTGTTTTGGCCCTACTTTCGGGCCTGCTTATGCTCTGGTGTAGCTTTCGACTGGCTTGGCTCGTATACCTGCCCGCGCGTAAGAAGCTTGCCGCCCTGGTCCTGGCGGGCCTGAACGCCTTCCTTATGGGCGCGCTGCTTGCCCAAAACACCCTGGGCTTCTGGCCCACGGAGGCGGCGCGCCAACGGGCCGGCTGGCTATACGACTACCCGCTGGAGATGTTCGGGCTGCTGGTGCTCATCTTCGGGGTGCTGTACAACAGCACGACGATCTTGAGCGCGCTCTTCCACCTACCCACATCGGCCGTCTTTGAGCGCAAACACGTTGAACTCAGCAGCCTGCGCAACGTAAGCCGGCTCATCACGGAGCTTTTCGACGCGGACAAGCTCGTGCGCACCATAGCTGCCTCGGCCGCCGAGGCCGTCGACGCCCGGGCGGCCTGGCTGGAGCTGCTCGACCTGGAATCTGGCTCCACGCGGCCTCGCCTGGCCGCCTCGTACGGGATGCAGGAGGCCGAGATCAAACGTTGGGCCGACGGGGAGCTTTCGCGCACCGTCTTGGAAAGGCGACAGGAGCTTCTGCTTAGCCGCCTGCCCGACGGGAAAGGATCGCTACTGGCCGTTCCCCTTTACGCGCGCGAAGAACCCATGGGCGTGCTTTATGTGGCCAAAGACGTGGCCTTCGGCTTTGAAGAGGACGACGTCCTGCTCATCCGAACCCTGGCCGACCAGGCCGCCTTGGCCCTGGAAAACGCCCGGCTTCTGGAGGCCTCCCTGGAGCGGGAACGCCTGCGACGCGAGCTGGAGATCGCGCGCGCGATCCAACAGCGCTTGCTCCCTCAACAAATCCCGGAACAGCCGGGCCTGCGCATCCGGGCACGGGCCCTTATGGCTGAGCGCGTGGGGGGCGATTATTACGATTTTCTTTGGCGCGCCGACGGCCAGCTGGCCTTCGCCATCGCGGACGTCTCCGGCAAGGGGATATCGGCTGCGTTTTACATGGCCGAGCTGAAGGGTATCTTTCAAACGCTGGCCCGTGAGGTTCCGAGCCCGACCGATCTGCTAGAGCGCGCCAACGCGGCCTTAAGTGCGCACCTGGATGCGCGTCTGTTTGTGAGCATGTTGGTGGGATGGCTCGACCCCCGCACGTTTCGGCTGCGCTTGGCCCGTGCCGGACACCCGCCTGCGCTGCTGCGGCGCGCTGGCGGCGAAACAAGCTTCCTGCGCACGCAAGGTCCAGGCTTGGGGCTGATTCGGGATGGCCGCTTCCGAAGCCTGATTCAAGAGTGCATGCTCACGCTAGAGCCCGGAGACCTGCTCTTGCTCTACACCGATGGATTGGTGGAGGCCCGCAGCGCGCGCGGTGAGGAATTCGGATACGAGCGGCTGCTGGCCTTGTTGGCCGAGCACAACGGACCCCTTGAGGCCCTCGAAGAGGAACTCCTCAAGGCGGTGGCCTGGCACACGGGCCAGGCCGCCTGGCAAGACGACTGCACCCTGGTTATGTTGCAACGCCCAAGAGGGGAACCATGA
- the thrS gene encoding threonine--tRNA ligase: MPITLTLPDGRQVEAPEGITGLELAEQLSSRLAQEALAIEVDGEVWDLTRPIPRSARVRVLTWADEWGRKTYWHSTAHVMAEALEALFPGVKFGIGPPIDNGFYYDVDLGDRRLTGEDLARLEEKMRDLIRRDVPFERREVSKAEAIAYFRQKGDPYKLELLEELADGTITFYRQGDFTDLCRGPHLPSTGYIKHVKLLNTSGAYWRGRADRPQLTRIYGISFPKESQLKEYLRRLEEAKKRDHRKLGQELELFLFDPKVGQGLPIWLPKGAVIRYELERFLREEQQRRGYQVVYTPHVGNIELYKTSGHYPYYKDSQFPPMRVEDEEYLLKPMNCPHHFMIYASRPRSYRELPLRIAEFGTVYRYEQSGELAGLVRVRGFTQDDAHIFVSREGLREELCAVIALTQHVFRKLGLQEVSVRLSFRDPANKAKYGGSDELWQQAEADVLAAAERMGLAYFVGIGEASFYGPKIDFMVRDVLGRSWQLGTVQVDYVMPERFNLEYIGADGRQHRPVVIHRAPFGSFERLVGLLIEHYGGAFPTWLAPVQVVVIPVSEAHLPYAQAVYQSLLQAEVRAELDGRDEKVGYKIRYWELQKVPYMLVVGAQEQASGTVAVRRHRRGDQGRQPLEVFLAALRAEIHQRMLNMEESGHS, encoded by the coding sequence ATGCCGATCACGCTCACCCTGCCCGACGGCCGTCAGGTCGAAGCTCCTGAGGGCATCACCGGTCTGGAGCTGGCAGAACAGCTCAGCTCCCGCCTCGCCCAGGAGGCCCTGGCCATAGAGGTCGATGGGGAGGTGTGGGATCTTACCCGTCCCATACCCCGATCGGCCCGGGTGCGAGTGCTTACGTGGGCCGACGAATGGGGCCGCAAGACGTATTGGCACTCCACGGCTCACGTGATGGCCGAAGCCCTGGAGGCCTTGTTCCCGGGGGTCAAATTCGGCATCGGCCCCCCCATCGACAACGGATTCTACTACGACGTAGACCTAGGCGATCGCCGGCTTACCGGAGAGGACCTGGCGCGGTTGGAGGAGAAGATGCGCGACCTGATCCGGCGCGATGTGCCCTTCGAGCGCCGGGAGGTCTCCAAGGCCGAGGCCATCGCCTATTTTCGGCAAAAAGGCGATCCTTATAAGCTTGAGCTTCTCGAAGAGCTCGCCGATGGCACGATCACTTTCTACAGACAGGGCGATTTTACGGACCTCTGCCGCGGTCCGCACTTGCCCTCCACCGGATATATTAAGCACGTTAAGTTGCTCAACACCTCCGGGGCCTATTGGCGGGGAAGGGCCGATCGGCCTCAGCTGACGCGCATCTACGGGATCTCCTTTCCCAAGGAGTCCCAGCTCAAGGAATACCTGCGTCGGCTTGAGGAGGCCAAAAAGCGCGATCATCGCAAATTGGGCCAGGAGCTGGAGCTCTTTCTGTTCGATCCCAAGGTAGGACAAGGCCTACCTATTTGGCTTCCCAAAGGCGCCGTCATACGGTATGAGCTAGAGCGTTTTTTGCGCGAAGAACAGCAGCGCCGCGGCTATCAGGTCGTCTACACACCCCATGTGGGCAACATCGAACTGTACAAGACAAGCGGGCACTATCCCTACTACAAGGATAGCCAGTTTCCCCCGATGCGGGTTGAGGACGAAGAGTATCTGCTTAAGCCCATGAACTGCCCGCATCACTTCATGATTTATGCCTCCCGACCGCGCAGCTATCGGGAGCTGCCGCTGCGCATTGCGGAATTCGGCACCGTCTACCGCTATGAGCAATCCGGTGAGCTGGCGGGCCTAGTTCGGGTGCGGGGTTTTACGCAGGACGATGCGCATATCTTCGTCAGCCGCGAGGGGCTGCGCGAAGAACTCTGTGCGGTCATCGCCCTTACGCAACACGTGTTCCGCAAGCTGGGGCTGCAGGAGGTGAGCGTGCGCCTGTCGTTTCGGGATCCGGCCAACAAGGCCAAATACGGGGGCTCAGACGAACTGTGGCAGCAGGCCGAGGCCGACGTCCTGGCCGCGGCCGAGCGCATGGGGCTTGCGTATTTCGTGGGCATCGGCGAGGCCTCTTTCTACGGGCCCAAGATCGACTTCATGGTCCGCGACGTGCTGGGCCGGTCCTGGCAGTTGGGCACTGTGCAGGTTGATTACGTAATGCCGGAACGGTTTAATTTGGAATACATAGGGGCCGATGGGAGGCAGCACCGGCCGGTGGTGATCCACAGGGCTCCCTTTGGATCCTTTGAGCGTCTGGTGGGATTGCTGATCGAGCACTATGGGGGCGCGTTTCCGACGTGGCTAGCGCCGGTGCAAGTGGTCGTTATCCCAGTTAGCGAGGCACATCTGCCGTATGCTCAGGCCGTCTACCAAAGCCTATTGCAGGCCGAGGTGCGGGCCGAGTTGGATGGGCGCGATGAGAAGGTGGGCTACAAGATCCGGTACTGGGAGCTGCAGAAGGTTCCCTACATGCTCGTGGTAGGCGCGCAGGAGCAGGCCAGCGGCACTGTGGCCGTGCGGCGCCATCGGAGGGGTGATCAAGGGCGTCAGCCGCTGGAGGTGTTTCTGGCTGCGCTGCGAGCGGAGATCCATCAACGTATGCTAAATATGGAGGAGTCCGGCCATAGCTAA
- a CDS encoding NUDIX hydrolase, with protein MPRALEEVRLESLPLVEGVLIKAYRDTVRLPNGRTAIREWIRHPGAAIAVPLFPDGSTLLVRQFRYAVGKTFVEVPAGKLDHPEANPEETARRELQEETGYRAQRLTFIARFYPCIGYSNEVMYLYLAEELTQEPAPKEEDELLEPLRLPWPEAMAMVYRNEIEDMKSMLALLLIDRYLHRRRLEDTPS; from the coding sequence ATGCCTCGCGCTCTAGAAGAAGTACGCCTGGAAAGCCTTCCACTTGTAGAAGGTGTTCTCATCAAGGCCTACCGAGATACCGTGCGGCTGCCCAACGGACGGACCGCTATACGGGAATGGATCCGCCATCCGGGGGCGGCGATCGCCGTGCCCCTGTTTCCGGACGGCAGCACCCTGCTGGTGCGCCAATTTCGCTACGCGGTGGGCAAAACCTTTGTCGAGGTTCCGGCCGGCAAGCTCGACCATCCGGAGGCGAATCCGGAGGAGACGGCCCGAAGGGAACTGCAAGAGGAAACGGGCTACCGAGCCCAAAGGCTCACCTTCATCGCCCGCTTCTACCCCTGTATCGGCTACTCCAATGAGGTGATGTACCTCTATCTGGCCGAAGAGCTCACCCAGGAGCCCGCACCAAAGGAGGAGGACGAGCTCCTGGAGCCGCTTCGCTTGCCATGGCCCGAAGCCATGGCTATGGTCTACCGCAACGAAATCGAAGACATGAAATCCATGCTGGCCCTTTTGCTCATCGACCGCTACCTGCACCGGCGCCGCCTCGAGGACACTCCCTCTTAG
- the rplT gene encoding 50S ribosomal protein L20, with the protein MPRATNSVASRRRRKKILKQAKGFWGRRSKNYTIAKYSVEKALQYAYRDRRQRKRDFRRLWIVRINAAARLHGTTYSRLIEAMHKKGIAINRKLLADLAVRDPQAFASVVQRALS; encoded by the coding sequence ATGCCCCGTGCGACCAACAGCGTAGCCTCCAGGCGCCGCCGGAAGAAGATCCTCAAGCAGGCAAAGGGCTTTTGGGGGCGGCGCAGCAAAAATTACACGATCGCTAAATATAGCGTAGAGAAAGCCCTTCAATACGCATATCGCGATCGCCGGCAGCGAAAGCGAGACTTCCGTCGCCTGTGGATCGTCCGCATCAACGCCGCCGCTCGCCTCCACGGCACCACATACAGCCGTCTAATCGAGGCGATGCACAAAAAGGGTATAGCGATAAACCGTAAACTGCTAGCCGATCTGGCGGTGCGCGACCCCCAGGCGTTTGCGTCTGTCGTACAGCGCGCCCTAAGTTGA
- the pheS gene encoding phenylalanine--tRNA ligase subunit alpha — protein MLAPLEEITEQIEAYPVRSYADLERFKAHFLGRRGVLSQYFERLSGLPQSERAALGRRLNGLKQAVLARYERLRASLEEREASDALDLTLPGRRPFTGGLHPITQTLRSIVTIFTRMGFVVAEGPEIETDWYNFTALNFPPEHPARDMQDTLFLGPELLLRTHTSPVQVRTMERQQPPIRIIAPGRVYRNETISARSYCLFHQVEGLYVDEGVTMADLVQTLRSFAQQMFGPSAQIRLRTSFFPFTEPSAEVDVSCFLCGGSGCRVCKGTGWVEILGCGMVDPNVFEAVGIDPERYTGYAFGLGVERIAMLRYQIDDIRLFYENDLRFLRQFPIS, from the coding sequence GTGTTGGCGCCTCTGGAGGAAATAACCGAGCAAATCGAGGCCTATCCGGTACGGTCCTACGCAGATCTGGAGCGCTTTAAAGCCCATTTTCTGGGCCGCCGGGGCGTGTTGAGCCAATACTTTGAGCGCTTGTCTGGACTTCCCCAGTCGGAGCGCGCCGCGCTCGGAAGGCGGCTCAACGGACTTAAGCAAGCCGTTTTGGCCCGTTACGAGCGTTTGCGGGCTAGCCTTGAGGAGCGCGAGGCCTCGGATGCCCTGGACCTTACGCTTCCGGGCAGACGTCCGTTTACGGGGGGGCTGCATCCGATCACACAGACGCTGCGAAGCATCGTGACGATCTTCACCCGCATGGGTTTCGTCGTGGCCGAAGGCCCCGAGATCGAAACGGATTGGTACAACTTTACCGCGCTCAACTTCCCCCCGGAGCATCCGGCCCGAGACATGCAGGATACGCTCTTTTTAGGCCCCGAGTTGCTCTTGCGCACGCATACCTCGCCGGTGCAGGTGCGCACAATGGAGCGCCAACAGCCGCCGATACGCATCATCGCGCCCGGACGCGTATACCGCAACGAGACGATCAGCGCCCGCAGCTATTGTCTTTTCCATCAGGTGGAGGGGCTCTACGTGGATGAGGGCGTAACCATGGCCGATCTAGTGCAGACCCTGCGCTCGTTCGCCCAGCAGATGTTCGGCCCCTCGGCCCAAATCCGCCTGCGCACCAGCTTCTTCCCCTTTACCGAGCCCAGTGCGGAGGTGGACGTGAGCTGCTTTCTCTGTGGCGGCTCCGGCTGTCGGGTCTGCAAGGGCACCGGCTGGGTGGAGATCTTGGGCTGCGGTATGGTCGACCCGAACGTTTTCGAAGCCGTGGGCATCGATCCGGAACGCTACACCGGCTACGCCTTCGGCTTGGGGGTGGAGCGCATCGCCATGTTGCGCTATCAGATCGACGACATCCGGCTTTTTTACGAAAACGATCTGCGCTTTCTGCGGCAATTCCCCATAAGCTAA
- the rpmI gene encoding 50S ribosomal protein L35, which translates to MPKMKTHSSAKKRFRLTATGKIRRYRAGHSHLLTKKRPKRKRHLRQADLVAAVDVRRVKRLLAA; encoded by the coding sequence ATGCCCAAGATGAAAACCCACAGCTCAGCCAAGAAGCGCTTTCGGCTTACGGCCACGGGTAAAATCAGGCGCTACCGAGCTGGGCATAGCCATCTGCTGACGAAGAAGCGCCCCAAGCGCAAGCGCCATCTGCGGCAGGCCGATCTCGTGGCCGCCGTAGACGTCCGCCGCGTCAAGCGGCTGCTAGCCGCCTAG